A region of the Chrysiogenia bacterium genome:
AAGCGTACGAAGAGCGGCCGCGCCGGTTCGGTCGTGGTGCCAGGCGCGCTGCACCACCAGATCGCCCCGCAAAAAAGCGCGGCGTGAATTCCCAAGGAAATCAGCAGGTAGCGCGCGCGCCGCGAGGGGCGCCGGAGAATTGTGTTGACCTGATGCGGCATTTCTCTTAGCTTCGGCCCTGCCGGTGACGGCTTTGGGGCCTGCAAGTGATTGTAGGCCACAGCCTGCCGGAGACAACTAGTCAACGCCTTTGCGGTGCAGCCCTTCTCTCGCTCAACCAGGAGAAGGGCCTAGAGGGAAGCCGGTTAAAGTCCGGCGCGGTCCCGCCACTGTAAGGAGGAAGCGGCTTCGGGTGACCGGAGGCCACTGGTTCAGAGAGCTGAATCGGGAAGGCCGTCCGGACGAGCGACCCCCAAGCGCCGCATGTGATTCCTCCGAGCCAGGAAACCTGCCCGAAGGCGATCCGAAGCAAACCTTTCCGAGGAGAAAGATGCGGGTCGCGTGGTTATATATCCCGCCCGTCCTCCTCTTGGAGGACGGGCGGTCTGCTTTCGGGCGCCTTGTCGTGGCGCTCGCCGTGCTCGCCCTGGCGCTGCCCTCCCGGGCTTTCGCGCAGGAATCTCCCGCGCGGGCGCAGCAGACCGAAGAACTCCCTGAAATCGTTGTCGAGGGCGAACGCATCGCCGAACCGAAGGCCGACCCGATTGCGTCTGCCACGGTGATCGAGCGCGAGGAGATCGAAAGCGAGCCCGTTGGCGCGGGCGAGCTTCTCAATCGCGACGAGGGCGTGCGTGTGCGTGAGCTCGGCGGGCTGGGTTCCTTCTCCACCATTTCCATCCGCGGTTCGACGAGCGACCAGGTGCGCGTGATGCTCGATGGCGTGCCGCTCGAGCGCGCGAGCAACGGCGGCGTCGATCTCTCCATCATCCCCACCGAGAACCTCGACCGCATTGAGATCTACCGCGGCGTGGCGCCGCTCTCGGCGGGCGGCTCCGCTATCGGCGGCGTCGTGAGCCTCACCAGCATCGTGCCCGAGAAAGATGCGCTTTCCCTGCTGGCCGGCGGCGGCAGTTTCGGCTGGCGCCAAGGTGCGCTCCATGCGACCCATGCGAAAAAGGACTCGCCCTACGCTGCACTCCTCTCGCTTTCCTACGAGGGCGCCGAAAACGATTTTTCGTTCCGCAATCCCGCGGGAACGCCCACCGTGACCAGTGACGACTTCGACGATGAGCGACGAAACGCCGATTTTAATCGCGGCGACGCGCTCGTTCGCGTGATTCGCAAGCTCCCCCGCGGCGGGAGTCTCTCGCTGACCGAAGTCTTCGGCGCGCGTGAGCAGGGCGTGAACATCCAGCTCAGCGCGACGCCCCAGAGCGCCACGCGCCTGTTCGAGGCCCGTTCGCTCACGAGCCTCGCCCTCGATCTGCCCGGGCTCACGGACTACTCCTCGCTCGAAGCCCACGCCTTCTTCACCTTCTCGCGGCTCGACATCGACGACCCGCTTGGAGAACTGCTGGGCGGACTCGACACCAAGGACGATGACTACGTTGCGGGCGCCAACGTCCTCTTCGGTCACTACATTTTCGATCCGCTCAAGGCCGAGGCCTTTGCCGAGTTCCGGCACGAGCGTTTTTCGCCCAAGGACGAGGCCCTGCTCGTCAACTTCCCGAGCAGCTCACGCAATCAGCTCACGCTGGCGGGCGGTTTGGAATACGAGGCCCTCACTGAGGAGCTGCTGCTCGTCGCGCAGGTGCGATATGAGCACGCCAGCGACGACCTCAACGGCTCGAACGCCGGCACGCCGACCACGGGCGGCAGCTCTCACAACGAAGTGACCGCCCGCGGCGGCGTGCGCTGGGAACCGCGTCAGTGGCTGCTGCTGAGCACCAATCTTTCTCGCGCGGTGCGGCTGCCGAATTTCTCGGAACTCTTCGGCAACACCGGTTTCGTGCGCGGCAATCCGGATCTGCGCCCCGAAACATCAATCAACTTCGATGCTGGTGCGGCACTCGAGTGGAAGGACCTTCCGCTGGCACGCAAGGCGGGCGTGGGCGTGCGCTACTTCCGCTCGAATGTGGACGACCTCATCACCTTCCGTCTCAACGGCGCCGGGGTGCTGCTGGTCTGCCAGGCCGGCATCAACCAGTGCGCGCTGACCGGCGCGGAGAATCAGGGCGTGGAACTTGCCGCCAAATGGGAGCTGCCCCGGTTTCTCGCATGGGAGGGTAACTTCACCTGGACCCGCGCGCGCCAGAAACCCAGCGACAATTTCGAGCTTCCCTTTGTGCCCCAGTGGCAGGCCTACACGCGCCTTCGACTGGAAGACTCCTTTGCGGGGAAGGCTTCGAGCGCGGGGCTCTGGCTGGATTTCGAATACGTGGGAGCAAACTTCCTGGGGCCCGCCAACCTGAGCGAGGCACCCGAGCGCCGCATCTTTGGTGCGGGCGCCTTCGTGCGCTTCTTCAATGACGAACTGCAACTGACGCTGTCAGCGAAAAACATCACCAACGAGAAAAGTCTGATCAACTTTTCCAACCAACCGCTTCCGGGACTGACCCTGCTGGGGCAGATCCGGTGGCGCGCGATCTAGGCGCCTGGAACGGCGCTCATCAGGAGAAACGCAGATGAAGAAAATTGGAATGCGAATCATGGCGGCCGCGCTGGTGTGCGCGGCGACGGGCGCCTGCACCACCGACGAGCTGCAGGTGTTGCTCGGCGGCAGCCCCGCGCAGGGCGTGCTGGCCATCAGCACCGACTATGCCGACACGGTGGTTTCCAGCGTCGATCGCCTCAGTCGCCAGGCGGCGGTCTCCGAGCTCGTCACATCGGGTGGCAGCGCCGGGCTCTCCGCGCCGCTCTCGGGCGATGTGGTGGCGGCGCACACGCCGAGCCCCTTTGGTGAGATCCTCCTGCTCGACCGCACCGAGGGCAACCTGACCATTGTCACGCCGGGCACCGGTGCGATCCGCGGGCAGTTTGGCGTGCGGAGCATGAGCGAAGATCCCAATCCCAACCCCACCGACGTGCTGGTGGTCAGCGATGAGAAAATCTACGTCGCGCGGCAGGGGCAGTTCACGTTTGCGGCCACCACCTTCGACAACGA
Encoded here:
- a CDS encoding TonB-dependent receptor codes for the protein MALAVLALALPSRAFAQESPARAQQTEELPEIVVEGERIAEPKADPIASATVIEREEIESEPVGAGELLNRDEGVRVRELGGLGSFSTISIRGSTSDQVRVMLDGVPLERASNGGVDLSIIPTENLDRIEIYRGVAPLSAGGSAIGGVVSLTSIVPEKDALSLLAGGGSFGWRQGALHATHAKKDSPYAALLSLSYEGAENDFSFRNPAGTPTVTSDDFDDERRNADFNRGDALVRVIRKLPRGGSLSLTEVFGAREQGVNIQLSATPQSATRLFEARSLTSLALDLPGLTDYSSLEAHAFFTFSRLDIDDPLGELLGGLDTKDDDYVAGANVLFGHYIFDPLKAEAFAEFRHERFSPKDEALLVNFPSSSRNQLTLAGGLEYEALTEELLLVAQVRYEHASDDLNGSNAGTPTTGGSSHNEVTARGGVRWEPRQWLLLSTNLSRAVRLPNFSELFGNTGFVRGNPDLRPETSINFDAGAALEWKDLPLARKAGVGVRYFRSNVDDLITFRLNGAGVLLVCQAGINQCALTGAENQGVELAAKWELPRFLAWEGNFTWTRARQKPSDNFELPFVPQWQAYTRLRLEDSFAGKASSAGLWLDFEYVGANFLGPANLSEAPERRIFGAGAFVRFFNDELQLTLSAKNITNEKSLINFSNQPLPGLTLLGQIRWRAI